The Apium graveolens cultivar Ventura chromosome 11, ASM990537v1, whole genome shotgun sequence genome has a window encoding:
- the LOC141696373 gene encoding uncharacterized protein LOC141696373 has protein sequence MHSLDVNPERKPVKQKRRNFAPERQKAVDEEIEKLLKAGIICEVKYLEWLANVVMVKKANGKWRMCIDYTYLNNACPKDPYPLPNIDQLIDATSGHGREIWVVTNQPLRKIIHKPYISGRLVNWAVELSQFNLSFIPRTAIKAQALVDFIIECNFPEEEPVPMSIGPGRNIDQDIGAWALKVYGSSTNERSGVGLILKSPEGFIIQTAISFGFSATDNQAEYEALISGEENSEADVLSKLVQNSSDLDCSVYFEELQKPSIESEEVMEIDNSPNWMTPFINYLEKGELPEDKGKAQRLKAKASKFFIEEGILYCRTFSSPILKCIGPGEAQYCLMEVHEGICGDHVSVKALAHKIIRQGYYWPTIHQDAIEFVKKCKECQLFSNVTRMSPVIPSSVLSPISFVV, from the exons ATGCATAGCTTGGATGTCAACCCCGAGAGGAAACCAgtcaagcaaaagagaagaaattttgccccagaaagacaGAAAGCagttgatgaagaaattgagaaactactCAAAGCCGGAATAATATGCGAAGTCAAGTACCTGGAATGGTTGGCAAATGTTGTGATGGTGAAAAAAGCAAAcgggaaatggagaatgtgtatcgACTACACATACTTGAACAATGCCTGCCCCAAAGACCCCTATCCCCTTCCGAATATTGATCAGTTGATCGACGCAACATCCGGGCAC ggaagggagataTGGGTTGTAACTAACCAACccttaaggaagataatacacaagccatATATCTCAGGAAGATTGGTGAATTGGGCAGTTGAGCTTAGTCAGTTCAACTTGAGTTTCATTCCAAGAACagcaatcaaagcccaggctctagttgatttcatcatagaatgtAATTTCCCCGAAGAAGAGCCTGTGCCCATGAGCATTGGCCCTGGAAGAAACATTGATCAAGACATAGGagcctgggctctcaaagttTATGGTTCTTCAACCAATGAAAGATCAGGGGTcgggctcatcctaaagagcccagaAGGATTCATAATCCAAACAGCAATCTCCTTTGGCTTCTCAGCAACAGACAACCAGGCAGAGTACGAGGCCTTGATTTCAGG AGAGGAGAATTCAGAAGCTGATGTACTATCTAAACTTGTTCAAAATTCATCAGACCtggattgctccgtctacttcgaagaattgcAGAAACCGAGCATAGAGTCTGAAGAGGTCATGGAAATAGACAACAGTCCGAATTGGATGACTCCATTTATTAACTACCTGGAGAAGGGAGAGCTTCCGGAGGATAAAGGGAAGGCTCAAAGGTTAAAAGCAAAAGCTTCAAAATTCTTCATCGAAGAGGGTATACTCTATTGCCGGACATTCTCCTCCCCAATCCTAAAGTGCATAGGCCCAGGAGAGGCACAGTACTGTCTTATGGAAGTTCATGAAGGAATATGCGGGGATCATGTGTCCGTAAAGGCCCTAGCTCACAAAATCATAAGACAGGGATACTACTGGCCAACTATTCACCAGGATGCAATAGAATTTGTGAAAAAGTGCAAGGAATGTCAGTTATTCAGCAATGTCACCCGGATGAGCCCAGTCATACCCTCTTCAGTCTTGTCACCAATCTCATTTGTTGTATAG